The Panthera tigris isolate Pti1 chromosome A1, P.tigris_Pti1_mat1.1, whole genome shotgun sequence region GTTTGTGAAGTTGGTACCCCCTGCTGACATTTTCCTAGCAACAATAGTTTCCCTGCagatgagggggaggaggagccagGAGACCATTCCCCTTCACCACAATAGGAAGCTGAGGCCTAGCAGGGGTCTACAGGGGCAGATGGCAGGCAGGCTAGGGCACAGACCCTCGAGCCTTGGGAGCTGGATCCGTGCCCCCTCCCCTGGCGCCTGCGCACTGCAGTTCCGTTCCCGCCCAACCCCGCCCAATCGCCCGGGTTTTCAAATTTGAAACCTGCTCCTTTTCCCGCCCGAACTTGTAGGGCAgcggagggggagggtggggccgaACGCAGCCAATAGTGCCTCACAAGCTCCCCGGCCCCGCCCTGAAGGTGACGACAGCAAGCCGCAGTAGGCAATGGGCAAATGGGCAAAGGTGCCCGCTGGCCCCGCCTCCGTGGCGCCCACGTGCAGCAGTCGAGCTGGGGCCTCCCAGAGACCACGGGTGCCCGGATTACTATTAGGGGCAGAGTCTTCGCTATCAACTCCGggctggaaactgaggccctgataCTCCAAGTAGTCGGCGTGGGGTCGCTGAACGAAATGGGCAAGATGCGGCCCCATTCAGCCTGGGGACTCACTCAAAAACTGGGCCTGGAGGAAGCGCCCGTGGCAGCCCTGGGAGTCTGAGGGGCCGGGCTGGCTCGTGGAGGTGGGCTGCGGTTCCCTGGTCCCTTTCCAGAGGGGCGGGGCCAAGAACTGGGCCGTCCGGGGGCGGGGTGTCTCGGAGGCGGTGCCGGGGCCCCTGTGTTTGTTGCACCGTGTCAGTTACATTGTAACAAAAGTGGTGCAGCCGCTCTTAGGGCCAGCACTTTAGGCCCGCTCGCCACCAGCTGTCTCCGACATGAAACCTGTGGCCAGCAATATCCAGGTCCTGCTGCAGGCGGCCGAGTTCCTAGAGCGCCGcgagagaggtgaggaagaaaTATTGGTCAGACTCCAGGCAGCAACCTCGCTGACACAGGCCTAGACTAGACTTGGCTCCCAACTGGAAGGACGCATGCATGGCCTTAGGCAGTAACCCTGAGGCACCCTTTCTCAGTTTGGCGGGGTGGTGGGGTTGGGAAAATGGCCCTGGCGCCAAAAACCCTTCCCTGACCGTGCCTTGCCAGGGGCGCCTTCAGGGACCAGCCCCAGCCTGAAGCGGGCGGGGGCTGTCTCTGGCAGAAGCTGAGCATGGCTACGCGTCCCTGTGCCCGCACCGCAGTCCGGGCCCAGTCAACAAGAGGAGGAAGCGATCCCCCCAAGCTTCTGGCACGCTGGACAGTGGGCGGTGAGGAGTGCTGGGGacggtggggagaggaggggggatgggtcCCTTCATCGGGCCTCACCTTTGCCCACTTCCTCCTTGTTGCTTGCATCTCTGGGCCAGATCCTTACCCTGGAGGCAGTTCAGACCTCTCCTGCCATCTCCTCACTCCCCTCTATTCGTTCAGGGACTATTTCTTGAGCACCCCTGTTGTGTCAGGAGCTATAAATAGGATACTTCAGGGTCCTTCTTCCACTCACACTAGCACACTCCACATCTCACTCCACTCGATTTCTCCCACaggcttcctcctcttctctcgtGTCagccctttgcacatgctattccctCCAATTTTAATGCCTCTCCTTCCACTACCCACTTTGGATAGCTTGTTTCTGGCCCAGCTCAACTGTCATCTCTGCCCAGGAAGCCCTTCCTGACTGCTGGTAGGTGGCCTCTTTCGGACCCCACAACCACCTGGGCAGGCCTCCCAGCTTTTGGCcccatttgtctctttctctcctggggATTCCAGTGCCCAAGGCCGGCACaaaatccccacattgggctagtTTGGAGCAGACAACTATAGTGGATTTTAAGCCCCTGGGGCTTGAGGGTGTGGTAGTAGCTGacaccccctcaccccatcctCCCTGGCATTGACAGGTCTGTGCACAACGAGCTGGAGAAGCGCAGGTGAGTCCTAGCTTTGCCTGACATCACCAGGCCCCAGGAACCACCTCcctctggcctcccctcccctactgCCCCTGTGGCCAGCAAGGCTGGGCTGGCACTGCCCTCCAGACCCCTTCCCCTGCAGGAGGGCCCAGTTGAAGAGGTGCCTGGAAGAGCTAAAACAGCAGATGCCCCTCGGGGCTGACTGTGCCCGGTACACCACACTGAGCCTTCTGCGCTGGGCCAGGATGCATATCCAGGTATGGAGCTACCCCTGCACCCTGGGGCCAACCTGCCAGAACTCCTGAGAGGTATAGTAGGGAGGGGCTGAGTGGAACTGGGGAGAGAGGCCTGAGGTCATAGGTCAACAGTGTGACATGGGACAGTTCTCTATGCTTTTAGCTTCCATATGTGTGAAgtaggaagaaaagcagaaagtaaGGATTGTTATGAGGCTTGAGtttgctcagtaaatgttcacaGCTATTACAGCTATTATATCACTTCAATCCTAACtggcaagtcacttagcctctctggacTTTACCCTCCTCTGTAAGGAGAGACATGTCTGTTGACAATATTTTGATGTGTCATGTGTCAGGGTCCCTAGAACTGCAGAGGGCTGGTTTtcactctcccactctcccaTCCTTCAAGGCCTCCGGTTCTGAGCCCTCTACTCTAATACCATTTTGGAGAGTAGTTCCAGAGGCCAGGAGAGGGGAAGGTCAGAGGAAGTCAGTCACCTATCCTCCCAGGGCCCTTCCGCTGCCTGGGCTAAGCTCAGCACCCCCTGGTGGACAGGAGTGGGGTATGCCCCAGGCAGCacccctactcccacccccaATGGGAGCTTAGGGAATGGACTAAAAGTGGCCTTGGAAACAAGAGgccttttcttgtccttttggcCCTTTTGgcctaggaagaaaatgggggcACAGGAGGCTAAGGACCAAGCAGCACAGCTAATGAGAGGCAGAATCCTAACCCAGGCCCAAGTTCCCTGATTTGCAGTTTCCttcaagtgtttattgagcacctgttctACCAGGACCTGTTGTAGGCACCAGGGGTTGTGGTAGAGAGATCCATGTGCTTATGCAGCAAGTAAATCACGGTGTAGGGAACGTCAGCACCACCCCATAGTGCCTGCATCCCTGGACTCTGTTGAAGGACACCCTGGTCAGGTAGCAGGCCCATTTCTCACATGGAGCTTGCCTGGTGTGGTTCTTGGAGAGATAATGTGTGCCCCTTGGGTGCTGGCTGGCTGGCCCATGGGCAGGAGCTAGGGATTGCTCCTTCCTTGAAGTCCTATATCCCCTGTCCTGGCCCGGTTTTGCCTTCTCCAGGCCATCTTCCATCGTCTTCCATCTTGCCCTAGAATGTTCTTTGTAGCACATAGATCTCCTTAGATCTGCTGGAAACCTTCCGTGGCTCTTGACAGGACAGTCCCAGTTCCTGCAAAACTGCAGGCCCTTCACAACTCAGGCCTTGCTACTGGTCAGCTTTTGGTCTCCCATATCCCTGTGCCCCACCAGAAAAGCTTAAGTCTCCATGCTCTTCTCAGTTTCCCTCTGCTATGATGCTTCTTCCTGCCCCATTTTGCCTAGGCAGCTCTTACTTATCCTTCTGCACCCAGTACAAATGTCCCCTCATCCAGTACTCCCCTTCTTGTTGACTAATGCAGACTTCTGCCCACCAAAGGCTCTGGTGGGAGGACCCTTGGCCCTCCAAGTCCCTGGAACCCAGGCTGGCAGAGCTTGAGGAGGATTAATGCTGAAGGCGCAGGGTTCCTGGGAGAGTCTTGACTAGGAGTCACAAACTGGTAGCCTCGgtttggtctatagttttctaaaaatttatattaGTTGGCAGCACTTAAAAGGACATTTGACATGAAAAAGTCGGACTTTCCAGCTTCTCTTAAATCAGGATGTCTGGCAGCACCAAGTCCATTTGCATGTGGCTGTAACTGGCTATTACCTGGAGGTGGCCACCTTGAGTCGTGGTGCCCACTTGCAGGTGTGTGGCAGTCCTCCCCAAAACCTGCTGCTCGCCACTACAAGACTCCTTTCACATCGCTGGACCAGGCTCTGAAGGCCTGAGATCGTGGTGCCCGCCCTCCCCAACTCCTCAACACAAGAGCATTCACAGGCCATTTACATGGGCCCAGAGGGCAGGAGGGCTGGCTTCCCAGAAGATGCgggagctctctggggcccaAATTTAGACGCCCCTGGTCGGGAGCAGACAGTCACTGTTGAGGTGTGGTGGGATGAACCCCGGGCCCCCAGGCAGCTGACCCCACAGCCCCTTGCTCCCTTGGGACCTGCAGAAGCTTGAGGAGCAGGAGCAGCAGGCGCGGCGGCTCAAGGAGAAGCTGCGCAGTAAGCAGCAGAGCCTGCAGCAGCAGCTGGAGCAGCTCCAGGGGCTGGCAGGGCCAGGTGAGAGGGAGCGGCCGCGGGCAGACAGCCTGGACTCTTCAGGCCTCTCGTCGGAGCGTTCGGACTCAGACCAAGGTGAGTGCTCCGAAGCTGAGGGGTTGTGTAGACTGAGTGGGCCGGGTCTGCTGACTGGACCCTTCCCTGTGTAGAGGAGGCAGAGGTGGACGTGGAGAGCCTGGTGTTCGGGGGCGAGGCTGAGCTGCTGCGGGGCTTCGGCGCAGGCCAGGAGCACAGCTACTCACACAGCAGAACCACCTGGCTATGACCTTCACCGCCCCAAAGTGGGCCTCTACCCTCAGACTACTCTCCGCTCTGCCGGCAGGAGTCCTCCCCAAAGCCTCAGGGCTGCTCGGAGTCACCTCCTGTTGCAATGGACCAAAAGGACCCTTGTGTGGGAATAGGTGCCTGCCCCCAACCTTGCCGCCGGCTGTccctcctgggggaggggtgcctgggtttcCCCTGAGCCCCATGGGGCAG contains the following coding sequences:
- the MXD3 gene encoding max dimerization protein 3, whose protein sequence is MKPVASNIQVLLQAAEFLERREREAEHGYASLCPHRSPGPVNKRRKRSPQASGTLDSGRSVHNELEKRRRAQLKRCLEELKQQMPLGADCARYTTLSLLRWARMHIQKLEEQEQQARRLKEKLRSKQQSLQQQLEQLQGLAGPGERERPRADSLDSSGLSSERSDSDQEEAEVDVESLVFGGEAELLRGFGAGQEHSYSHSRTTWL